The nucleotide sequence TGAAGGAATCTTTCAGCTTGTCCGCCTGTACGTTGAGCTGCTTGACATTCGTTTTTTTGGAACTCTGTGCCATGAGGGGTTCTGACAGTAACATTACTGCCAGAGCGATTCCCAGAAACAGAAATTGAACATTCCAGCCAGCTCTGAAATTCAACACGATTCGATTCCTCTACTCGATTAAAATAAAAGTGATTGCCTTTATTATGACGAATGACGGCTACTGTTGGCAATCAGAATCCTAAGTTCCATTGACTGCAGTGATGAATTATGAACATCATTATCCCGGCGGCCAGTGTAACGAACGTCCTCCCAGCAGATGCAGATGCAAGTGGTCGACGGTCTGCCCTCCTTCTTTACCGGTATTAACGATGGTACGATATCCCGATTCCAGTCCTAACTGCTTCGCCAGTTTTCCGACAGTTAATAACAAATGCCCTGCCAGTGCCTGATCTGAATCCTGCAGATGTGCAATGGACTGAATTTCCTGTTTCGGAATGACCAGTACATGCACGGGAGCCTGTGGATTCACATCATTGAAAGCCAGGCATAATTCATCTTCATAAATAATGTCAGCAGGGATTTCCCGATCGATAATTTTCTTGAAAATCGTTTTCTCACCAGACATTTAACCTGCCTCCTCCGTGTTTCATTCGATAGTAATTTAAAAATTCCGGTCCGAAAACTGAAAATAGAATCTGTGAGCGTAAAATATTATCCAAATGGCTTGTTACAGCTTAAGTAAACAGCTGCTTGTAAACACCATACCCTCCTGCCAGCAGCAGACCCAGACAGGAAATAAACAGCATCAGATCCCACAATCGGCCGGGAGCTAAACGGGCATCAATTCTCGTGTAGCGCAGATAGATGGCAGCCACTCCCAGCATCGGTAACATGATGGCCTGCATGGTTCCCGCGATCAAGACCAGTCGCACCGGATTGGCGCCTGTCAAAAAAACGGCGAGACATAACAGGGGCAGGATCAGTGACATGATTTTAATCCAGTTCTGCAGCGCATCCGGCTTACGTTCATCCACGACACCGAAGAATCGCAGGCCGTCTGAGAAAATCCGAGCATTGGCGGCGTTCGCTACCAGGAAGGTAGAATATAAAACGGCAATCGCGCCGGACAGAAACAGCCACTTGGCGAACGTACCGAATACAGGAACATAGGCTTCCGCCAGGGTACTCACCATCCGCATACCATCCGGGTCAAGACCCTCCTTGTGCAGCACCGCTACCCCCATCAGATAAAAGGCAAGTGTTGCAAATGTGTAAATGCACATCGAAGCAAAGGCGTCGATTTTCATCACACGCATCCAGCCTTTCGCTCTGTCCGCCCAGGCTTCGTCTTCCGAATGAGGACCAGTAAAGCGTGCATAACCTTTTTCCAGACACCAGTAGGGGTAAGCAATCAGTTCTGTTGCCCCAACTCCAATAATCCCGAACGCCGCCAGTGCAGTCAGCAAGGGGTTCATACCGCCTGTTGCTTCCGGAATGCCGAAGGAAAGCCCGCGGATGATCTCGTCTGTCGAGATACTCCAGATATCGGATGTCTGCAGGGATATCACATTGCCAATTGTAATGAATGTAAATGAGACGACCAGAATTGTTGAGAGATGCTCAATCAGATTATAGCGCCCATAGTACAATAGAAACGAAGTAAATATTGCGATCACACTGGCCCAGATCTTATCATCCCAGGTCTGAGGTTCGAGAATTGATTTTCCGTCCTGATCCAGCAGAGATTCCTCGTTGCGAATTTTTTCAAGGATTACCTGCCCGGCTGCCTCAAGCCGTTCGATGCGCTGCTTCATTTTGACATGTCCGCGCAGATAGCGCTCGCGTTCGGCAGGCGATAAGTCTGCCAGTGCTTTCTGCTCATCTTTTAAAGCTTCTTCCAGCTCCAGGTAATGCACAAATTCTTTTTCGGAAGGGTACTGAATGGCCTGGAGATAATCTCCTTTAATCGGCAGGGTTAATGCCAGCGCCTGTCCCACGCCCCCTACGATCCCGCCAAGCTGCCCGATGGTACAGATACTCATCACCAGCCAGAACCAGAGGATCCAGTTGGGAGTTTTCTTTCCCTGGGTATTGAGAAATCCGAGCCGGGGGCCAGGAACATGATTTAATGCGGCAAGTGTTGTTTCACCCCGTGAGATGGAATAGCGTCCCAGTTCGATCTGGACGAATACTTTGATCAGACAACCCACGATGATCAGCCACAACAGTGCGATTCCGGCCTGGGCACCTGTCTTGGTGGTCGCGATCAGCTCTCCGGAACCAACAATACTGCCCGCCACAATGAGTCCCGGGCCGAGTCGTTTGACAATCCCCCAGAAATCGGTCGGGGCTTTGATTGATTCTTCGAGAGTCGAATCAACGGAAGGATCGAGCGCGTTACTCTCCTGTTGAGATTCCATCGTACTCCTGTTTCATCTTTGTCTTCGACGAAGGGGACAGTCGAAACATTACTCAGAGCCGTAAGAATTCTAACAGTGATCACCCAAACTCAGTTTGCATTTCGCGATCTCATTGATCAATGCGTTCCCGATGATTTGAGTTGTTTTTCTGCGACCTCTATTGCTTTGAGCAACCCCTTTGCCTTGTTAAGTGTCTCATGATATTCCGTTTCCGGCACACTGTCGGCAACAATCCCGGCGCCGGCCTGTACGTAGGCCGTAGATCCCTGCATGACCAGTGTTCGAAGTGCAATACACGTATCCATATTCCCGGTAAAATCGAGATAGCCGACGGCTCCTGCATAAGGGCCGCGGCGGTGTGGTTCAAATTCATCAATGATTTCCATCGCCCTGACTTTGGGGGCGCCGGAAACGGTTCCCGCAGGCAATCCCGCCCGGAGTGCATCCAGGGCAGAACGGTCCTCGGTTAATGTACCTGTCACATTGGAAGTGATATGCATGACGTGGCTGTAGCGTTCCACCACCATCACATCCGACAGTTCAACCGAACCAAATTCACAGACGCGGCCCACATCATTGCGTGCCAGATCGATCAACATGACATGCTCGGCCCGTTCCTTGGGATCCGCTAGCAGTTCTTCCGCCAGGCGTTTGTCCTCTGCTTCGGTTTTACCCCGTTTTCGGGTCCCCGCGAGCGGACGGATTGTCGTCACGCGATCTTCAACCCGCACCATGATTTCAGGAGAGCTCCCCACCAGATCCACCTCTGGCGTTTTCAACAGAAACATAAACGGACTGGGATTCACGACGCGCAGACTGCGATAGATATCGAGAGGCGAAGCCGAGGTTTCCAGCTTGAGTCGCTGGCTTAACACGACCTGAAAAATATCACCGGCAACAATATATTCCTTACAGGCATCGACGGCTGATTCAAATTTCTGCTGTGTGAAATTGGAGGTCCAGTTCAGGTCCGGTTCGGCGTGTGTATCTACGCTGATATCCGCCATCTGTAATGCAGATGGATCACCCGTTTGAAACCGCTGACACGTCTGATCAATTTTATCGCAGGCTCTCCGATAGGCGTCTTTCAACTCAGCTTCACTCAAATCGGCACCGAGGTGAGCGTGTGCGACGACCAGTACCGTTTTATTGATCTGATCGAATACCACCATATGATCGTATAGCGCAAATGAAAGATCGGGAAGCTGCCGATCATTTTCGGGAGCATGCGGCAAATGTTCCGAATAGCGGACCACATCATAACCCGCGTAACCGACTGCCCCACCACAAAAACGGGGGAGTCCGGGAAGCTCTGCTGCCTGATATTGACCGAGAATCGTTTCCAGTTCCTGCAGCGGATCTTCAACACTTCGTTCCTCAGTCTGACCCTGCTGCTGGATCACCACCCGCTGCTCATATGCATCGACGGTTAAAAAGGGATTCGCCCCCAGAAAGCTGTAGCGGCTGATCTGTTCGCCCCCGACTACACTTTCAAACAGAAAGGAATAGGGGCCTTTTTCCAGCAGTTGATAGGCACTGACGGGAGTCAGGGTATCTCCGGTCAACTGGCGATAGACGGGGACCAGGTTGACCTGCCCGGAAAGTGATTTAAATGTTTCAAAATCGGGAACGTATTTCATGGACGATCTTAACTGCACTGTCTGTGGATGAACGGGCATCCCGGTTTCTCTAAAACTCAGAGTCGACTCTCTTATGAACATTTTCTTTCGGAGAGACAAGCTGCCCGTGACTCCAGTTCTCAAAAAACTCCAAAAAGTCTGGGGGATCGACCTGGAAAACAGCTGTCCTGTCAGGGAGTTTCGGATTTTTCAGTTTAGGAATCACTTGAGAGGAATGGTATTCAAGACACTCATTGCATAAAATGTAAGAACAACACGAATCTTAAAGTGCTTTCAACCAGAACCCCGTGGATTAGACTTTGTTTTCAAGTAACGAATGAGTATGGTACTTGTTCCCCGAGTCTACACCGTTTGGGAATGAAAGTCACGTGAGTTATAATTACGCCAGAGATCAGATCACTACCCCATAGCTCTGGTCTGTTTCGAATACTATAAAGGAGAATAGGGTGAATTTGGACGCGTTCACTCGCACTAGTGGTGAATGGCTGAGAGGAATCGGCCCGGACTCCGATATCGTGATGTCCAGCAGGATTCGTCTGGCCCGGAACCTCGCACAGTTCCCCTTTATCAATCGCTGTACGGAATCGACACTGGGTGAGATCGAGCAGCTGATGCGCCCGATTATTACTTCACTCCCCATGGATGTAAAACTGTCGTATCTAGATGTGAACAGCCTGGGGAATCTGGATCGTCAGTTTATCGTGGAACGTCAACTGATCAGCCGTGAGCATTCCGAGCGATCCGGCCCCCGCGGTGTGGGCCTGGACAGTGAAGAAAACATTGGAATCATGGTCAACGAAGAAGACCATCTTCGCCTGCAGGTATTGCGTAGCGGTTTTTCGCTGAATGAGTGCTGGGATACCATCAACCAGATTGATGACCTGCTGGAACAGGAGGTGACCTACGCCTTCAGCGAAGAGTTTGGCTATCTGACCGCTTGCCCGACCAACGTCGGTACCGGGATTCGGGTCAGTGTGATGCTGCATCTGCCCGCGCTGGTGATCACTAAAGAGATTCAGAAGGTATTTCAGGCACTGCAGAAGATCAACCTGGCCGTACGTGGTTTATACGGAGAAGGCAGCCAGGCCATGGGAGACTTCTACCAGATCTCAAATCAGGTGACGCTGGGCCAGACCGAGCAGCAGTTGATCGACAGCATCAAGGAAGTTGTTCCAAATATCATTTCATATGAAAGGCGGGTCAGAAATTCGCTGATCAAGGAAAACCGCCAGGGTCTGCATGACCAGGTCTCCCGGGCATATGGTATTTTAAGCACGGCCCAGACGATCAGCTCAGAGGAAACCATGCACCTGCTCTCCAGCGTGCGAATGGGTGTGAACCTGGGATTGATTGAAGGACTGCCAATCTCGGCAGTCAATGAAATGTTTATCTTCACTCAACCCGCGCATCTGCAGAAACTGCAGGGGGGAGAACTGGAGTCCAGCGAACGGAACGCTGCCCGGGCCAACTATCTGCGACAGCGCATCAGCGACGCCAATTCTTCAAACTGAATTCGTCTAGTAGATTCTCATTTTTAAATTTTGGGTTGATAGACAACACGTGAGTGCGACAACAGGGCACGTAATCAACACAACCAACGCTCAATTTGAAGCTTGACAAAGCTCTAGAGTCGACCGCTGCGAAAGACACCATAGATCAGCCAGATCCCCAGCAGACTCGACATCATAAAGATGGGTATGCTGATAAAGATCAGATTTGAGTCCAGGGAAATGGTAATCGCCGAGGCCAGGATCAGAGCAGACATCACCATGCCGATGGCCAGTCGATTACCGGAGCGATCCAGTTCCGTGGTCAGATGATTGATGCCATTCAGTTCCAGGTGAACTTTGAGTTCATCATCGCTCAGTTTCCCCAGAGTGCGGCCAATCTGTTCGGGCAACTCATGCATGACTTTAGAAAGGCTGCAGGTTTCGGACCAGATCCGACTGACAATCGCTTTGGGATGATAGCGTTCAGAAGAAAGCCGGTAGATATAAGGCTCCATTTCCTGCGCAATATTCAATTCCGGGGCGATGCGTGTGGCGATGCCTTCCAGAGTGATCAATGCGCGAATCAGCAACATGATGTCAACGGGACAACGGATCCGGTGAATCGCCAGAATATTAATAAAATCAGTCAGCATTTTGCCGACACTGATCTCGTCCATGGGCACGCCGTAGTAATTTCCGATAAAATCCCGCAGATCCGCCCGTAACAGCTGCTGGTCGACGGTGCGTTTCGCTTTGCCGATTTTCAATACGACTTCCACCAGTTTGGCTGTATCTTTTCTGGCCACATTCAGGAAGAGATCGACGAGCATATCACGGCGTTCTTCTTCCAGAATACCGATCATCCCATAGTCCAGCAGGCACAGGGATCCATCCGGCATCACGCGAAAATTACCGGGATGAGGATCCGCATGAAAGATTCCAAATTCAAATGTCATTTTCATAAAAATGCGGGCACCGTTCGCCGCCACTTCATGGGCACTGATCGGCAGATTCTTGAGCTCGCTGTCATCATCGATTTTATAACCATCGATGAATTCCATGGTGATCACATCACCCTGCGTCAGATCCCGGTAAATTTTGGGAACATACAAGGTGGCATCATCCTGAAACAGTCGACAAAATTCGTCGGTCGAACGGGCTTCGCGGGCAAACTGCAATTCGCGGTGTATGGTTCGTGAAAACTGATTGACCAGCCCCGTGGGATCAAATACTTCTGCATCGGGAAAATGTCGCTCAATCAGCATCGCCAGTTCATACATCAGGCTGAGATCCTGCTCAATCACGCGATCGATGTCGGGGCGTTTGATTTTCACTACGAGCGGCGTACCATCATGGTGACGGGCGCGGTGCACCTGCCCTAAGGATCCGGCGGCCAGTGGCTGAGGATCAAATTCAGCAAACAGCTCACTGATGGGAACCTCCAGTTCGCGTTCCACAATGGCCATGGCAATCTCGCCGGGAAATGAAGGAACGCTTTCCTGAAGCTTGGAGAGTTCGCGAATCACATCGCGTGGCACGAGATCAGGTCGGGTGCTGACCACCTGACCAAATTTGATAAACGTAACTCCCAGGCTTTCCAGCGCCAACCTGATGCGTTTGGCTCGTGTGAGTTTGATCTCGGGTTCTGTTCGCTTCCAGAACATCAGCCTGCGCCCCCAGCGGAGGTAACGCCTTAACCCCAGTTGATCGACGAGGTCATCAAAACCGTAGTTCATGAGCACAGTCACAATTTCGCGGCTTCGACGTAGATTTCTGATTAAACGTAATGGATTTGAGTCCAAAGTCTTCTCCTGCAAAGCAAACGATCTCACGAAAACCCTCTTCAGGAAGTGCGGTGTCGCTATAGTTCGGTTTCACTTTTTATCTTATCAGACTATAACAGACGTTCCTATGCAGCCAAGCCCCGATCCTGCTAAAATAGAATTCGTTCAAATCATAATCTGTTTCATCTGAAAGGCGGAGCCCGACATATGCGATTCATTCAATTGAGCCTGCTGATCATCGTTTGCCTGACTGTTCCATGCCAGGGTGGTGACTGGCCTCAAATTATGGGTCCTTATCGAAATGGACATGCAGCCGCCAGTGAATCACTGGCAGCCGAGTGGCCCTCCGGTGGTCCCAATTTGAAGTGGCAGCGGCCTGCAGGAAGTGGTTTTGCGGGAGTAGCGGTTTTCCAGAATGTAGCAATTTTATTTCATCGCATTGAAGACGAAGAAATCGTCGAAGCACTCAAGGCTGATACCGGTGAAGTCCTCTGGAAACATCAATCTCCCGTCAGTTACAAAGGGACTTTTAACCCGAACGATGGCCCGATCGCGGTTCCCCTGATTTACAAAAACCGTGTCTATGTTTTTGGGATCGCCGGTCATCTGCAATGCCTCGACTTCAAGACGGGAAAACAGATCTGGTCGCGACAGACACACAAAGACTTTCAGGTCGGAGAAGGATATTTTGGCGTCGGCAGCACCCCCCTTATCATCAAAGATAAACTTCTGGTGAATGTGGGTGGTAAACGCCAGAATGCCGGCATCGTCGCTTTTTCACTGGATCAAGGCAGGACGCTGTGGCAGACCATGCCGGACGATGCAAGCTACTCCTCGCCGATCTCCGCCTATTTAAATGGCAGTTTCGTTGCCTTGTTTATCACTCGTCTGCATCTGGCTGGAATCGATCCGGAAAACGGGAATATTCTGTTTCAGTTTCCCTTTGGCAAGCGGGGGCCTA is from Gimesia maris and encodes:
- a CDS encoding histidine triad nucleotide-binding protein — protein: MSGEKTIFKKIIDREIPADIIYEDELCLAFNDVNPQAPVHVLVIPKQEIQSIAHLQDSDQALAGHLLLTVGKLAKQLGLESGYRTIVNTGKEGGQTVDHLHLHLLGGRSLHWPPG
- a CDS encoding Nramp family divalent metal transporter, which translates into the protein MESQQESNALDPSVDSTLEESIKAPTDFWGIVKRLGPGLIVAGSIVGSGELIATTKTGAQAGIALLWLIIVGCLIKVFVQIELGRYSISRGETTLAALNHVPGPRLGFLNTQGKKTPNWILWFWLVMSICTIGQLGGIVGGVGQALALTLPIKGDYLQAIQYPSEKEFVHYLELEEALKDEQKALADLSPAERERYLRGHVKMKQRIERLEAAGQVILEKIRNEESLLDQDGKSILEPQTWDDKIWASVIAIFTSFLLYYGRYNLIEHLSTILVVSFTFITIGNVISLQTSDIWSISTDEIIRGLSFGIPEATGGMNPLLTALAAFGIIGVGATELIAYPYWCLEKGYARFTGPHSEDEAWADRAKGWMRVMKIDAFASMCIYTFATLAFYLMGVAVLHKEGLDPDGMRMVSTLAEAYVPVFGTFAKWLFLSGAIAVLYSTFLVANAANARIFSDGLRFFGVVDERKPDALQNWIKIMSLILPLLCLAVFLTGANPVRLVLIAGTMQAIMLPMLGVAAIYLRYTRIDARLAPGRLWDLMLFISCLGLLLAGGYGVYKQLFT
- the trpE gene encoding anthranilate synthase component I, with protein sequence MKYVPDFETFKSLSGQVNLVPVYRQLTGDTLTPVSAYQLLEKGPYSFLFESVVGGEQISRYSFLGANPFLTVDAYEQRVVIQQQGQTEERSVEDPLQELETILGQYQAAELPGLPRFCGGAVGYAGYDVVRYSEHLPHAPENDRQLPDLSFALYDHMVVFDQINKTVLVVAHAHLGADLSEAELKDAYRRACDKIDQTCQRFQTGDPSALQMADISVDTHAEPDLNWTSNFTQQKFESAVDACKEYIVAGDIFQVVLSQRLKLETSASPLDIYRSLRVVNPSPFMFLLKTPEVDLVGSSPEIMVRVEDRVTTIRPLAGTRKRGKTEAEDKRLAEELLADPKERAEHVMLIDLARNDVGRVCEFGSVELSDVMVVERYSHVMHITSNVTGTLTEDRSALDALRAGLPAGTVSGAPKVRAMEIIDEFEPHRRGPYAGAVGYLDFTGNMDTCIALRTLVMQGSTAYVQAGAGIVADSVPETEYHETLNKAKGLLKAIEVAEKQLKSSGTH
- a CDS encoding protein arginine kinase, translated to MNLDAFTRTSGEWLRGIGPDSDIVMSSRIRLARNLAQFPFINRCTESTLGEIEQLMRPIITSLPMDVKLSYLDVNSLGNLDRQFIVERQLISREHSERSGPRGVGLDSEENIGIMVNEEDHLRLQVLRSGFSLNECWDTINQIDDLLEQEVTYAFSEEFGYLTACPTNVGTGIRVSVMLHLPALVITKEIQKVFQALQKINLAVRGLYGEGSQAMGDFYQISNQVTLGQTEQQLIDSIKEVVPNIISYERRVRNSLIKENRQGLHDQVSRAYGILSTAQTISSEETMHLLSSVRMGVNLGLIEGLPISAVNEMFIFTQPAHLQKLQGGELESSERNAARANYLRQRISDANSSN
- a CDS encoding ABC1 kinase family protein; translation: MNYGFDDLVDQLGLRRYLRWGRRLMFWKRTEPEIKLTRAKRIRLALESLGVTFIKFGQVVSTRPDLVPRDVIRELSKLQESVPSFPGEIAMAIVERELEVPISELFAEFDPQPLAAGSLGQVHRARHHDGTPLVVKIKRPDIDRVIEQDLSLMYELAMLIERHFPDAEVFDPTGLVNQFSRTIHRELQFAREARSTDEFCRLFQDDATLYVPKIYRDLTQGDVITMEFIDGYKIDDDSELKNLPISAHEVAANGARIFMKMTFEFGIFHADPHPGNFRVMPDGSLCLLDYGMIGILEEERRDMLVDLFLNVARKDTAKLVEVVLKIGKAKRTVDQQLLRADLRDFIGNYYGVPMDEISVGKMLTDFINILAIHRIRCPVDIMLLIRALITLEGIATRIAPELNIAQEMEPYIYRLSSERYHPKAIVSRIWSETCSLSKVMHELPEQIGRTLGKLSDDELKVHLELNGINHLTTELDRSGNRLAIGMVMSALILASAITISLDSNLIFISIPIFMMSSLLGIWLIYGVFRSGRL
- a CDS encoding PQQ-binding-like beta-propeller repeat protein, encoding MRFIQLSLLIIVCLTVPCQGGDWPQIMGPYRNGHAAASESLAAEWPSGGPNLKWQRPAGSGFAGVAVFQNVAILFHRIEDEEIVEALKADTGEVLWKHQSPVSYKGTFNPNDGPIAVPLIYKNRVYVFGIAGHLQCLDFKTGKQIWSRQTHKDFQVGEGYFGVGSTPLIIKDKLLVNVGGKRQNAGIVAFSLDQGRTLWQTMPDDASYSSPISAYLNGSFVALFITRLHLAGIDPENGNILFQFPFGKRGPTVNGANPVQVGRHIFATASYGVGGFWGEVKVNSTSEIWRNEQPMSSQYTTPIEYDGALIGIDGRQDVGPARLVCFDPATRKVLWAEENYGYATLIEADNKLLLMKTDGTLVMATASKEEYKELGRAQVLNSTTRALPALSNGLLFVRDTKSLKCLILNNSGESPVTPDKSSSN